From a region of the Tenggerimyces flavus genome:
- the rplI gene encoding 50S ribosomal protein L9 — MKLILTQEVGGLGGPGEVVEVKDGYGRNYLVPRGFAIRWTKGGEKQVASIRKARDVREIRDLGYAKEVKGQLESLKVKLPARSGESGRLFGSITVTDIVDAVKKSGGPDIDKRRIEVGNPIKTLGSHQVSIRLHPELSATLSVEVVSA, encoded by the coding sequence ATGAAGCTCATCCTCACCCAGGAAGTCGGCGGTCTCGGCGGACCGGGCGAAGTGGTCGAGGTCAAGGACGGCTACGGCCGTAACTACCTCGTGCCGCGTGGCTTCGCGATCCGTTGGACCAAGGGCGGCGAGAAGCAGGTCGCCTCGATCCGCAAGGCCCGCGACGTTCGGGAGATCCGTGACCTCGGCTACGCCAAGGAGGTCAAGGGTCAGCTCGAGTCGCTGAAGGTCAAGCTGCCGGCGCGTTCCGGCGAGTCCGGCCGGCTGTTCGGCTCGATCACCGTCACCGACATCGTCGACGCGGTGAAGAAGTCCGGCGGCCCGGACATCGACAAGCGGCGCATCGAGGTCGGTAACCCGATCAAGACGCTCGGCTCCCACCAGGTGTCGATCCGGCTCCACCCGGAGCTGTCGGCGACGCTGTCCGTCGAGGTCGTCTCAGCCTAA
- a CDS encoding deoxyribonuclease IV: MTSLLLGAHVDQEDPLAAARERSADIVQFFLGDPQGYKGPKFAYAGGADGLKADASAAGVGLYVHAPYLINVATTNNKIRIPSRKLLQQHVNGAASIGARALIVHGGHVGGDDELDTGFDNWRKAVDQLDQKLLVLIENTAGGDHAMARHLDRIARLWDAIGAASGGDSIGFCLDTCHFHAGGEELASVVDRVKAITGRIDLVHANDSMDPFDSGRDRHQNLGKGEIDPADLIAVIRAAGAPVIVETPAENAGQTADVAWLREQL; encoded by the coding sequence ATGACCAGCCTTCTCCTCGGTGCACACGTCGACCAGGAAGATCCGCTCGCCGCGGCGCGGGAGCGATCCGCTGACATCGTGCAGTTCTTCCTTGGCGATCCGCAGGGGTACAAGGGGCCGAAGTTCGCCTACGCGGGTGGGGCGGACGGGCTCAAGGCCGACGCGTCGGCGGCGGGGGTAGGGCTGTACGTGCACGCGCCGTACCTCATCAACGTGGCGACGACGAACAACAAGATCCGCATCCCGTCCCGCAAGCTGTTGCAGCAGCACGTCAACGGTGCCGCTTCGATCGGCGCTCGCGCCTTGATCGTGCACGGTGGGCACGTGGGTGGCGACGACGAGCTCGACACGGGTTTCGACAACTGGCGCAAGGCCGTGGACCAGCTCGACCAGAAGCTGCTGGTGCTGATCGAGAACACCGCGGGCGGCGACCACGCGATGGCGCGGCATCTGGATCGGATCGCGCGGTTGTGGGACGCGATCGGTGCGGCTTCGGGTGGGGACTCGATCGGGTTCTGCCTGGACACCTGCCACTTCCACGCCGGTGGCGAGGAGCTGGCCTCGGTCGTCGATCGGGTGAAGGCGATCACCGGGCGGATCGATCTGGTGCACGCGAACGACTCGATGGACCCGTTCGACTCCGGGCGCGACCGGCATCAGAACCTCGGCAAGGGCGAGATCGACCCCGCCGACCTGATCGCGGTGATCCGCGCGGCTGGCGCACCGGTGATCGTGGAGACGCCGGCCGAGAACGCCGGCCAGACCGCCGACGTGGCCTGGCTGCGGGAGCAGCTCTAA
- a CDS encoding single-stranded DNA-binding protein, with protein MAGDTVITLVGNLVDDPELRFTPSGAAVANFRLASTPRTYDRQSGEWKDGDTLFLTCNVWRQAAENVAESLQRGMRVVVQGRLKQRSYETREGEKRTVFEVEVDEVGPSLRSATAKVTKTQRSQGGYGGGGDDPWQTPAPRQQQSAPQGGGQQDPWGQQAPAQDEPPF; from the coding sequence ATGGCAGGCGACACAGTCATCACCCTCGTCGGCAACCTCGTCGACGACCCCGAGCTGCGCTTCACCCCTTCGGGGGCGGCCGTCGCGAACTTCCGGCTCGCGTCGACTCCGCGCACGTACGACCGTCAGTCCGGTGAGTGGAAGGACGGCGACACGCTGTTCCTCACTTGCAACGTCTGGCGCCAGGCGGCGGAGAACGTCGCCGAGTCGCTGCAGCGCGGCATGCGGGTGGTCGTTCAGGGCCGCCTCAAGCAGCGCTCGTACGAGACCCGCGAGGGCGAGAAGCGCACCGTGTTCGAAGTCGAGGTCGACGAGGTCGGCCCGAGCCTGCGCAGTGCGACCGCGAAGGTCACCAAGACCCAGCGTTCGCAGGGCGGGTACGGCGGCGGCGGGGACGACCCGTGGCAGACGCCCGCACCCCGGCAGCAGCAGTCCGCTCCGCAAGGCGGCGGGCAGCAGGACCCGTGGGGACAGCAGGCGCCCGCGCAGGACGAGCCCCCGTTCTAG
- a CDS encoding DUF4129 domain-containing protein: protein MVRRAGMIAGVVALLAAIIVVAALTSGQVTRLPLPKGSFLPPSPPPAPTFGPSGPGLGGRGQGGSTLGTILLVAVIVLAAVIAALVIWFLVRLLRRLLQAQRGRIVVRHTPVTVKAAPAREVQPDEVDSAIQEGIDELDSDEGDPRRAVIACWVRLERLAAKAGAARAPGDTPAELVAHMLVAVDVSGAVLERLAALYRRARYAPAEVSEDMRAEALATLRQVRSELAGVS, encoded by the coding sequence ATGGTGCGCAGGGCCGGGATGATCGCCGGGGTCGTTGCACTGCTGGCGGCCATCATCGTGGTCGCGGCGCTGACCAGCGGCCAGGTCACCCGTCTGCCCCTGCCGAAGGGCTCGTTCCTGCCGCCCTCTCCCCCGCCGGCGCCGACGTTCGGCCCGAGCGGGCCCGGGCTCGGCGGACGCGGCCAGGGCGGCTCGACGCTCGGCACGATCCTGCTCGTCGCGGTCATCGTCCTCGCGGCCGTCATCGCCGCACTCGTCATCTGGTTCCTGGTCCGCCTGCTACGCCGCCTGCTCCAGGCCCAGCGCGGCCGGATCGTCGTACGCCACACGCCCGTCACCGTGAAGGCGGCACCCGCGAGGGAGGTCCAGCCCGACGAGGTCGACTCCGCGATCCAGGAGGGCATCGACGAGCTCGACTCCGACGAGGGCGATCCGCGGCGCGCGGTGATCGCGTGCTGGGTACGGCTGGAACGGCTCGCCGCCAAGGCCGGCGCCGCGCGGGCGCCCGGCGACACCCCGGCCGAGCTGGTCGCCCACATGCTGGTGGCCGTCGACGTGAGCGGCGCGGTCCTCGAACGGCTCGCCGCGCTGTATCGACGAGCGAGGTACGCGCCGGCCGAGGTGTCGGAGGACATGCGCGCCGAAGCGCTGGCCACGCTGCGGCAGGTACGGTCGGAGCTGGCGGGAGTCTCGTGA
- the rpsF gene encoding 30S ribosomal protein S6, which produces MRRYEVMVILDAELEERTVAPSLDQYLTVVRQGGGAVEKVDVWGRRRLAYDIAKKSEGIYAIVDLTCEPSVVQELDRQLNLNESVLRTKVIRPDVR; this is translated from the coding sequence ATGCGTCGGTACGAAGTCATGGTGATCCTCGACGCCGAGCTCGAGGAGCGCACCGTCGCCCCATCCCTGGACCAGTACCTCACTGTCGTCCGTCAGGGTGGCGGCGCGGTCGAGAAGGTCGATGTCTGGGGCCGTCGTCGGCTCGCTTACGACATCGCCAAGAAGTCCGAGGGGATCTACGCCATCGTCGACCTGACGTGCGAGCCCTCGGTCGTCCAGGAGCTGGACCGTCAGCTCAACCTGAACGAGTCGGTGCTGCGGACGAAGGTCATCCGCCCCGACGTCCGCTAG
- a CDS encoding methyltransferase domain-containing protein, translating to MIDVEQPVVQEILGALPARVLPRLGRASAMHQVAGVDSSPEMLEAVRSRSPARLLFPDERFDSVVCALTLAQAVFLECT from the coding sequence ATGATCGACGTGGAACAGCCGGTGGTGCAGGAGATTCTCGGTGCGCTGCCGGCACGCGTCCTTCCTCGCCTCGGCCGGGCATCGGCTATGCATCAGGTGGCTGGGGTCGACTCGTCGCCGGAGATGCTCGAGGCAGTGCGGTCGCGGTCGCCGGCGCGTTTGCTCTTCCCTGACGAGCGATTCGACTCGGTCGTCTGCGCGTTGACCTTGGCGCAGGCGGTATTTCTGGAGTGCACCTGA
- a CDS encoding mannosyltransferase family protein: MTTRRVDDPAEDTVEAAPLPLLDRIIVATRLRPLDVEVLGWWVLTRLGVFVISVSAPWLFAGDTAPAAWLDRWRQWDVLHFESIATKGYFGGASQLEAFFPGLPMVLGAGHAIGLPTMLVGLLVSLVAGGVAAVALARLAESEFGAGAGRMAALAWMIAPPAIFLAAPYTEALFLGFAIPAWLCARQGRWLPAALLAAGASTVRVSGIFLIIALGVEFLTSGRRRSWLQGLWLALPTIPVLAYMVYLKSATGDWLAWYHAQSKGWYRGFTNPIDSFVNTWNVAIGKTQFEVPGSVQANFEWMYRAELVAVLVGVVLTIALLAWKRWGEATWVGIQVAAFATSYWFFSVPRALLIWFPLWMLLAAISTRRKWVWRAYLVISLPLCGLWAAAYLTGKWAG; encoded by the coding sequence ATGACGACCCGCCGGGTGGACGATCCCGCCGAGGACACGGTCGAGGCCGCGCCGCTGCCGCTCCTCGACCGGATCATCGTCGCCACCCGGCTCCGTCCCCTCGACGTCGAGGTGCTCGGCTGGTGGGTGCTGACTCGGCTCGGCGTGTTCGTGATCTCGGTGAGCGCGCCTTGGCTGTTCGCCGGCGACACCGCGCCGGCCGCCTGGCTGGACCGATGGCGGCAGTGGGACGTGCTGCACTTCGAGAGCATCGCGACCAAGGGCTACTTCGGTGGGGCGTCGCAGTTGGAGGCGTTTTTTCCTGGCCTGCCGATGGTCCTCGGCGCCGGGCACGCGATCGGGCTGCCGACGATGCTCGTCGGTCTGTTGGTGTCGTTGGTCGCCGGCGGAGTCGCGGCCGTGGCGCTGGCCCGGTTGGCCGAGTCGGAGTTCGGCGCCGGTGCGGGGCGGATGGCGGCGCTCGCGTGGATGATCGCGCCGCCGGCGATCTTCCTCGCCGCGCCGTACACGGAGGCTCTGTTCCTCGGCTTCGCGATCCCGGCCTGGTTGTGCGCGCGCCAGGGGCGCTGGCTCCCAGCCGCGTTGCTCGCGGCGGGCGCGTCGACCGTCCGGGTGTCGGGGATCTTCCTGATCATCGCGTTGGGCGTGGAGTTCCTCACGTCCGGCCGGCGTCGATCGTGGCTGCAGGGGTTGTGGCTGGCGCTCCCGACGATCCCCGTGCTGGCGTACATGGTCTATCTGAAGTCGGCGACGGGCGACTGGCTGGCCTGGTACCACGCGCAGTCGAAGGGTTGGTACCGCGGCTTCACCAATCCGATCGACTCGTTCGTCAACACCTGGAACGTCGCGATCGGCAAGACCCAGTTCGAGGTGCCGGGGTCGGTGCAGGCGAACTTCGAGTGGATGTACCGGGCCGAGCTCGTCGCGGTGCTGGTCGGCGTCGTGTTGACGATCGCGTTGCTGGCGTGGAAGCGGTGGGGCGAGGCGACCTGGGTCGGCATCCAGGTGGCGGCGTTCGCGACCTCGTACTGGTTCTTCTCCGTGCCGCGCGCGTTGCTGATCTGGTTCCCGTTGTGGATGTTGCTGGCCGCGATCTCGACCCGGCGGAAGTGGGTCTGGCGCGCGTACCTGGTGATCTCGTTGCCGTTATGCGGGTTGTGGGCGGCGGCGTACCTGACCGGAAAGTGGGCCGGGTAA
- a CDS encoding alanine racemase yields the protein MPLTLYVDGDRWRAHQRSVVASFPGIVPVCKGNGYGFGNARLAAEAQALGADLIAVGTYEEVPAAAEVFDGEILVLSPWRPFVEIADKHPVIHTASRLADLEALAEPTGPKPRVIIELLTSMRRHGIPAAELDQIAPLLDGVDSLGWALHLPLTTAGAHGAEVERWIGLLRAAGLPLERLFVSHVTSAELASLSAKHPELTIRPRIGTALWLKKDQLYRAQAHVLDVHPVKRGDRFGYRQRRVPGDGSIVVVAGGTANGIALEAPSHVADLRTRAKVLAASGLEAAGRALSPYTIAGRRRWFAEPPHQQVSMIFVPSNIAVPAVGDELDVNVGMTLTTFDRIVFS from the coding sequence GTGCCGCTCACGTTGTACGTCGACGGCGACAGGTGGCGCGCGCATCAGCGTTCGGTCGTCGCGTCGTTCCCGGGGATCGTGCCTGTGTGTAAGGGGAACGGGTACGGGTTCGGCAACGCGCGGCTCGCGGCCGAGGCGCAGGCGTTGGGTGCGGACCTGATCGCGGTCGGCACGTACGAGGAGGTGCCCGCGGCGGCCGAGGTCTTCGACGGCGAGATCCTCGTGCTCTCGCCGTGGCGGCCGTTCGTCGAGATCGCGGACAAGCATCCGGTGATCCACACCGCCAGCCGTTTGGCGGACCTCGAGGCGCTCGCCGAGCCCACTGGGCCGAAGCCGCGGGTGATCATCGAGCTGCTCACGTCGATGCGCCGGCACGGGATTCCCGCCGCGGAGCTCGACCAGATCGCTCCGCTGCTCGATGGTGTGGATTCGCTCGGTTGGGCGTTGCACCTGCCGTTGACCACCGCGGGTGCGCACGGCGCGGAGGTCGAGCGGTGGATCGGGCTTCTGCGCGCCGCCGGACTGCCGTTGGAACGGCTGTTCGTCTCGCATGTGACGAGCGCCGAGCTCGCCTCGCTGTCTGCCAAGCACCCCGAGCTGACGATCCGGCCGCGCATCGGCACCGCGCTGTGGCTGAAGAAGGACCAGCTGTACCGCGCGCAGGCCCACGTCCTCGACGTGCACCCGGTCAAGCGCGGCGATCGCTTCGGCTACCGCCAGCGCCGCGTGCCCGGCGACGGATCGATCGTCGTCGTGGCCGGCGGCACGGCGAACGGCATCGCGCTCGAAGCCCCCAGCCACGTCGCCGACCTGCGCACCCGCGCGAAGGTCCTCGCCGCCAGCGGCCTCGAAGCCGCCGGCCGCGCCCTGTCGCCATACACGATCGCCGGCCGCCGACGCTGGTTCGCCGAGCCGCCTCATCAGCAGGTCAGCATGATCTTCGTCCCCAGCAACATCGCCGTGCCGGCCGTGGGAGACGAGCTCGACGTGAACGTCGGCATGACGCTGACCACATTCGACCGGATCGTGTTCAGTTAG
- the rpsR gene encoding 30S ribosomal protein S18, translating to MAKPPIRKPKKKVCVFCKEKISYVDYKDTTLLRKFISDRGKIRARRVTGNCTQHQRDVAVAIKNAREVALLPYTSTAR from the coding sequence ATGGCCAAGCCACCGATTCGCAAGCCCAAGAAGAAGGTCTGCGTGTTCTGCAAGGAGAAGATCTCCTATGTGGACTACAAGGACACGACCCTGCTGCGGAAGTTCATCTCCGACCGCGGCAAGATCCGTGCCCGGCGCGTGACCGGTAACTGCACTCAGCACCAGCGGGACGTCGCCGTCGCGATCAAGAACGCGCGCGAGGTGGCCCTGCTGCCCTACACGAGCACCGCTCGCTAA
- a CDS encoding class I SAM-dependent methyltransferase: protein MEPAKARTAGFEKRAATYDRDAWHVRYAERLVEVAGLEPGMRVLDAATGTGHAAFAAARVVGDAGRIVGVDLSPAMLTRARAAGVPNVEFVESDTSSLPALADGSFDRVLCSAGLLYLPVDTALREWHRLLAPAGVVAFSTMRRGHPFAARLFRDLGRTYGLALPDPAERLGTVERCADALSEAGFEPLEPVVETVRFDAYDLTRAWDVHVDGPHRDAMASLTDAQRTTFQRDYGNALADHLAGNEAEVLDAGVIYARGTR, encoded by the coding sequence ATGGAGCCGGCGAAAGCCCGCACGGCGGGCTTCGAGAAGCGTGCCGCGACGTACGACCGGGATGCGTGGCATGTCCGCTATGCCGAGCGACTCGTCGAGGTCGCCGGCCTCGAGCCGGGGATGCGCGTACTCGACGCTGCCACCGGCACCGGGCACGCTGCCTTCGCGGCGGCTCGCGTCGTCGGGGACGCCGGGCGGATCGTCGGCGTCGACCTCTCTCCCGCGATGCTCACCCGAGCTCGAGCGGCGGGCGTGCCGAACGTCGAGTTCGTCGAGTCCGATACCAGCTCGCTCCCGGCGCTCGCCGACGGGTCGTTCGACCGCGTCCTGTGCTCGGCGGGGCTGCTCTATCTCCCCGTCGACACCGCCCTGCGCGAGTGGCACCGACTCCTGGCGCCGGCCGGAGTCGTCGCGTTCTCCACGATGCGGAGGGGTCACCCGTTCGCCGCTCGGCTGTTCCGAGACCTCGGACGTACGTACGGACTCGCGCTCCCTGATCCCGCCGAGCGACTGGGCACGGTCGAGCGCTGCGCCGACGCGCTGAGCGAGGCGGGCTTCGAGCCGCTCGAGCCCGTCGTCGAGACCGTCCGCTTCGATGCCTACGACCTCACCAGGGCCTGGGACGTGCACGTCGACGGCCCCCACCGGGACGCCATGGCGAGCCTCACCGACGCTCAGCGCACCACGTTCCAGCGCGACTACGGCAACGCGCTTGCCGACCACCTGGCCGGCAACGAAGCAGAGGTCCTCGACGCCGGTGTCATCTACGCACGCGGCACGCGTTAG
- a CDS encoding AAA family ATPase — MGNPALTTTEVGQLAERVLNAVGEVIVGKRDSLELVLAGILAGGHILLEDLPGLGKTLTARTFAQALGVEFRRIQFTPDLLPADVTGSLLYDQRSHDFTFRRGPVFTNLLLADEINRTPPKTQAALLEAMQEKQVSVEGTTYELTAPFHVLATANPIEYEGTYPLPEAQLDRFLLRVSFGYPEADEELDVLRRRMARKREEAEIPAVVDAPTLLAMQQALEDVVVEESIGRYIVQLVAATRNEGRVLVGASPRGSLALMLLARAKAALAGRDFVVPEDVKDVAVPALAHRITLRPEVWLQRVEPGDVVREAIAPVPVPASGALPSYQTP, encoded by the coding sequence GTGGGCAACCCCGCGTTGACAACAACCGAGGTGGGCCAGCTGGCCGAACGCGTCCTCAACGCAGTCGGCGAGGTCATCGTCGGAAAGCGCGACTCGCTCGAGCTCGTCCTCGCCGGCATCCTCGCCGGCGGGCACATCCTGCTGGAGGACCTGCCCGGTCTCGGCAAGACGCTCACCGCGCGGACGTTCGCCCAGGCCCTCGGCGTGGAGTTCCGGCGGATCCAGTTCACGCCCGACCTGCTGCCCGCCGACGTCACCGGCAGCCTGCTGTACGACCAGCGCAGCCACGACTTCACGTTCCGCCGCGGCCCCGTCTTCACCAACCTGCTGCTCGCCGACGAGATCAACCGCACGCCGCCGAAGACCCAGGCCGCGCTTCTCGAAGCCATGCAGGAGAAACAGGTCTCGGTCGAGGGCACGACGTACGAGCTCACCGCGCCCTTCCACGTGCTCGCGACCGCCAACCCGATCGAGTACGAGGGGACCTACCCGCTTCCCGAGGCGCAGCTCGACCGCTTCCTGCTCCGCGTCTCGTTCGGCTACCCCGAGGCCGACGAGGAGCTGGACGTTCTCCGCCGGCGGATGGCGCGCAAGCGGGAGGAGGCCGAGATCCCGGCAGTCGTGGACGCGCCGACCCTGCTCGCGATGCAGCAGGCGCTGGAGGACGTCGTGGTCGAGGAGTCGATCGGCCGCTACATCGTTCAGCTCGTCGCGGCGACCCGCAACGAGGGCCGCGTTCTCGTCGGCGCCTCGCCGCGCGGCTCATTGGCGCTGATGCTGCTGGCACGGGCGAAGGCGGCGCTCGCCGGGCGCGACTTCGTCGTACCCGAGGACGTGAAGGACGTCGCCGTTCCCGCGCTCGCGCACCGGATCACGTTGCGGCCGGAGGTGTGGCTGCAACGGGTCGAGCCGGGCGACGTCGTCCGCGAGGCGATCGCTCCCGTGCCGGTCCCGGCGAGCGGCGCGCTGCCGAGCTACCAGACGCCCTGA
- a CDS encoding DUF58 domain-containing protein: protein MWHPTRALRRAVVVAALLLGLAVLGGRADFAVLAAPFVLGTAWALLRRPSSPFTVRVARTGERLVEGADVTVEVTVTNEDPAPYDLALAKPAGSEWLGLTDHDRTVGIGVGAEEEATLVLVGKAERWGWHQFGPFEVRAIGIDGLVASDSMLSQSLSLDVFPRTTPFEADDAMPKAAGLVGGHRSRRYGDGGELAGIRRFSSGDRLRRIDWRTSLRTRELHVVHTLSDRDAELVLVVDVLHEAGTSGGIDGSASVLDTTVRAAAGIAEHYLGSGDRLMVIEYGGRGRAMRPGSGRRHYLATLEWLLATTSGERSYGPAEGGFGRFRIPPSALLVVLTPLLDARSVDMLARQVRGGRSIVAVDTLPEDARPAMSGRWSDAAYRLWRMERQNTIGQLLEHGVPTVTWAGAGSLDHVLRDVSRVAATR from the coding sequence ATGTGGCATCCGACGCGCGCGCTTCGGCGCGCGGTGGTCGTGGCCGCGCTGCTGCTCGGGCTCGCGGTGCTGGGCGGGCGCGCTGACTTCGCCGTGCTCGCGGCGCCGTTCGTGCTCGGCACGGCCTGGGCGCTGCTGCGGCGGCCGTCGAGTCCGTTCACCGTCCGGGTGGCGAGGACCGGCGAGCGGCTGGTCGAGGGTGCGGACGTGACGGTCGAGGTCACGGTGACGAACGAGGACCCGGCGCCGTACGACCTCGCGCTGGCCAAGCCCGCCGGCTCGGAGTGGCTGGGGCTCACCGACCACGACCGGACCGTCGGCATCGGCGTCGGCGCCGAGGAGGAGGCGACGCTCGTCCTGGTGGGCAAGGCAGAACGGTGGGGCTGGCATCAGTTCGGGCCGTTCGAGGTGCGCGCGATCGGCATCGACGGCCTGGTCGCGAGCGACTCGATGCTGTCGCAGTCGCTGTCGTTGGACGTGTTCCCGCGGACTACGCCGTTCGAGGCCGACGACGCGATGCCGAAGGCGGCCGGGCTGGTGGGCGGCCACCGTTCGCGCCGGTACGGCGACGGCGGCGAGCTCGCCGGCATCCGCCGGTTCTCCTCCGGCGACCGGTTGCGCCGCATCGACTGGCGAACGTCCTTGCGCACAAGGGAGTTGCACGTCGTCCACACGCTCTCGGACCGGGACGCCGAGCTGGTGTTGGTGGTGGACGTGCTGCACGAGGCGGGCACGTCCGGTGGCATCGACGGCTCGGCGAGTGTGCTCGACACGACGGTGCGCGCGGCGGCCGGGATCGCCGAGCACTATCTCGGCAGCGGCGACCGGCTGATGGTGATCGAGTACGGCGGCCGCGGCCGGGCGATGCGGCCGGGCAGTGGTCGCCGGCACTACCTGGCGACGCTCGAGTGGTTGCTCGCGACGACGTCGGGCGAGCGTTCGTACGGTCCGGCAGAGGGCGGGTTCGGGCGGTTCCGGATCCCGCCGTCGGCGCTGCTCGTCGTGCTCACGCCGTTGCTGGATGCGCGGAGCGTGGACATGTTGGCGCGTCAGGTGCGCGGCGGGCGGTCGATCGTCGCGGTGGACACGCTGCCGGAGGACGCGCGGCCGGCGATGTCGGGGCGGTGGTCGGACGCGGCGTACCGGCTGTGGCGGATGGAACGGCAGAACACGATCGGGCAGCTGCTCGAGCACGGCGTACCGACCGTGACGTGGGCCGGCGCCGGGAGTCTCGACCACGTGCTGCGGGACGTCTCGCGAGTGGCGGCTACCCGATGA
- a CDS encoding lipid II:glycine glycyltransferase FemX, giving the protein MALRVRTITADEHLAFLATSPASFLQTPAWGEVKREWRAESVGWFDEANADELLGAGLVLYRRLPKMRRSLAYLPEGPAIDWSDPDLGRWLTPLAEHATKQGAFGIRMGPPVVTRRWSTPVIKAALATGDTTRLGDVPPTEEGKTGQEVVEQLRTLGWRAPAERAGGFAAGQPRYVFQLPLKNRDEADILAGMNQLWRRNIKKAAKSGVEVRQGTPEDLPAFHALYVETARRDHFTPRPLAYFQLMLRSLLAEDPDRIHLYLAYHEGDLVAATTWVKVNGHVWYSYGASSTAKRDVRGSNAIQWRMISDALEHGADVYDLRGITDTLDDSDPHVGLIQFKLGTGGEAIEYVGEWDLPISKLLYGAFDLYMRRRGG; this is encoded by the coding sequence GTGGCACTCCGGGTCAGAACGATTACCGCCGACGAGCATCTCGCGTTTCTCGCGACTTCGCCCGCCAGCTTCCTCCAGACGCCTGCGTGGGGTGAGGTCAAGCGGGAGTGGCGCGCGGAGTCGGTGGGGTGGTTCGACGAGGCGAACGCTGACGAACTGCTCGGTGCGGGGCTGGTGCTGTACCGGCGGCTGCCCAAGATGCGCCGCTCGCTCGCGTACCTCCCGGAAGGCCCTGCGATCGACTGGTCCGACCCTGATCTCGGCCGCTGGCTGACCCCGCTCGCCGAGCACGCCACGAAGCAGGGCGCGTTCGGCATCCGGATGGGCCCGCCTGTCGTCACGCGGCGCTGGTCGACGCCGGTGATCAAGGCGGCGCTGGCGACCGGCGACACGACGCGGCTCGGCGACGTCCCTCCGACCGAGGAGGGCAAGACCGGCCAGGAGGTCGTCGAGCAGCTGCGTACGCTCGGCTGGCGCGCGCCGGCGGAACGAGCCGGCGGGTTCGCGGCGGGCCAGCCGCGGTACGTCTTCCAGCTCCCGTTGAAGAATCGCGACGAGGCCGACATTCTCGCCGGCATGAACCAGCTCTGGCGGCGCAACATCAAGAAGGCCGCGAAGTCTGGTGTCGAGGTCCGCCAGGGCACGCCCGAGGATCTGCCGGCGTTCCACGCGCTGTACGTCGAGACCGCGCGCCGCGACCACTTCACGCCGCGCCCGCTCGCGTACTTCCAGCTGATGCTCCGTTCGCTGCTCGCCGAGGATCCGGACCGCATCCACCTCTATCTCGCTTACCACGAAGGCGATCTGGTCGCCGCGACGACGTGGGTGAAGGTCAACGGGCACGTCTGGTACTCCTACGGCGCCTCCTCGACCGCCAAGCGCGACGTCCGCGGCTCCAACGCGATCCAGTGGCGGATGATCAGCGACGCGCTCGAGCACGGCGCGGACGTCTACGACCTGCGCGGAATCACCGACACGCTTGACGATTCCGACCCGCACGTGGGGCTGATCCAGTTCAAGCTCGGCACCGGCGGCGAGGCGATCGAGTACGTCGGCGAGTGGGACCTGCCGATCTCGAAGCTGCTGTACGGCGCGTTCGACCTGTACATGCGCCGCCGGGGAGGCTGA